Below is a genomic region from Estrella lausannensis.
TACATAGCATATGTTGATTTTTGCAGCCGTCAATTCTATACTGCATGGCGTTTTAGTGATTGATAAGTCTCTGTTGATTAACCTATAAGGTGCCCTTTATGTACTCCGCATTCCCTCTGTTCAATACTGCCTGCGATCTGGCGCACTCCCTTTGGAAGCCCTTGATTAAAGAAGGAGATACTTTAATCGATGCCACGATGGGCAATGGCCACGATACTCTGTTTTTGGCTAAACTCCTGCTAGGGTTTTCGCAAGGGACGCTCCACAGCTTTGACATTCAAGAGAAAGCAGTCGAAAAGACCAAACTTCTTCTGGAATCCACGCTTCCATCTCACGAGGGGCGCGTCCATCTACACCTTGAAAGTCACGATAACATGGAGTGCCATGTTAAAGATCCGGTGAAACTGATCGTCTATAACCTGGGGTATTTACCGGGTGGAGATAAGACGATCACAACCGAGGTCGACTCGACTTTGAAGAGCATTGATATGGGGATGCGAATGCTGGATAAGGGAGGAGTGCTTTCGATCACCTGTTATCCGGGGCACGAAGAAGGGTTGCGGGAAGAGCAGGCTCTCTCGCAGCTCTTTCAAAAGTGGCCGCCCGATCATGTCAGCGTCTCTCACTTCCGGCTGCTGAACAGACGAAAAGCACCCAGCCTGATTATCGTTCAGAAGGCAATTTAGGCATTTAGCCGCTCTTTGATTCAACTCGCCCTTGGATCAGGTTGCCGCCAACAATGGGGATGTTTCCGATGAAAAGAATTCAGATAGCGGCGCTTTTAGCGACACTGC
It encodes:
- a CDS encoding tRNA (mnm(5)s(2)U34)-methyltransferase — protein: MYSAFPLFNTACDLAHSLWKPLIKEGDTLIDATMGNGHDTLFLAKLLLGFSQGTLHSFDIQEKAVEKTKLLLESTLPSHEGRVHLHLESHDNMECHVKDPVKLIVYNLGYLPGGDKTITTEVDSTLKSIDMGMRMLDKGGVLSITCYPGHEEGLREEQALSQLFQKWPPDHVSVSHFRLLNRRKAPSLIIVQKAI